From one Agrobacterium fabrum str. C58 genomic stretch:
- a CDS encoding ABC transporter ATP-binding protein: MAELSLKNVVKRYGALEVIHGANLEVEDGEFVVFVGPSGCGKSTLLRMIAGLEDISGGDIVIGGKTVSDADPADRGIAMVFQSYALYPHMTVAENLSFGLRMNGNPKADTQKRVSRAAEILQINELMQRRPKQLSGGQRQRVAIGRAIVREPKVFLFDEPLSNLDAELRVQMRVEISRLHKQLGTTMIYVTHDQTEAMTLADKIVVLRAGNIEQVGAPLDLYDDPANRFVAGFVGSPKMNFLEATIIGTGAESITLSLDSDPAVRLTLPIKERINEGAKVSLGIRPEHFADAGAGDADLTVHVDVAEHLGNTSYVYARAQGGEQLIIERPESRDVGNRDKLTVGLSAHKAFLFDSKGERLR; encoded by the coding sequence ATGGCGGAACTTTCGCTCAAAAACGTGGTCAAGCGTTACGGCGCGCTGGAGGTGATCCATGGTGCCAATCTGGAAGTGGAGGACGGCGAATTCGTCGTGTTTGTCGGCCCGTCCGGCTGCGGCAAATCCACGCTTCTCAGAATGATCGCCGGGCTGGAAGATATTTCCGGCGGCGATATCGTGATTGGCGGCAAGACGGTCAGCGACGCCGATCCGGCGGATCGCGGCATCGCCATGGTGTTCCAGTCCTACGCGCTCTATCCGCATATGACGGTCGCCGAAAACTTGTCCTTCGGTCTTCGGATGAACGGCAACCCCAAGGCCGATACGCAAAAGCGTGTCAGTCGCGCCGCCGAAATCCTGCAGATCAACGAATTGATGCAACGCCGCCCGAAACAGCTTTCCGGCGGCCAGCGGCAGCGTGTGGCTATCGGCCGCGCCATCGTGCGTGAACCCAAGGTTTTCCTGTTCGACGAGCCGCTCTCCAACCTCGATGCGGAATTACGGGTGCAGATGCGCGTGGAAATCTCGCGGCTGCACAAGCAGCTGGGCACCACGATGATCTATGTGACGCATGACCAGACAGAGGCGATGACGCTGGCCGACAAGATCGTTGTGCTGCGGGCGGGCAATATCGAACAGGTCGGCGCGCCGCTCGATCTCTATGACGATCCCGCCAACCGTTTCGTTGCCGGTTTTGTCGGTTCGCCGAAGATGAATTTTCTCGAGGCGACCATCATCGGCACCGGCGCTGAAAGCATAACACTTTCCCTCGACAGCGACCCAGCTGTGCGACTGACCTTGCCGATAAAGGAACGCATCAACGAGGGGGCCAAGGTTTCGCTTGGCATCCGGCCGGAGCATTTCGCCGATGCCGGCGCGGGTGACGCCGATCTCACCGTTCATGTCGATGTCGCCGAACATCTCGGCAATACCAGCTATGTCTATGCGCGCGCGCAGGGCGGCGAGCAGTTGATCATCGAGCGGCCGGAATCGCGCGATGTCGGCAATCGCGACAAGCTGACGGTCGGTCTTTCCGCCCACAAGGCTTTCCTTTTCGACAGCAAGGGCGAACGCCTGCGCTGA
- a CDS encoding carbohydrate ABC transporter permease produces the protein MRSKSRSLFWQKMALHATLTPLAIIWLFPLWMMFVFSTMPDYGIFSPDIVLVPSTNFMENLSNLQADTNFLRAMFISITVAVIYTVLSVFLTSMAGWALARYRFAGRRVVIAIILGTITLPFAVVVIPQFIMVAREFKLANTWIALIVPPLFNSLGVLFMRQSFSMMPTELFDAARVEGVKEWQIFLRIALPLARPTMAALSIILFLASWNNYLWPLLINSRPGMMTAPVALGTLIGLTKVSWGGIMAGAVLLTAPILVVFVALQRHFIAGISAGAVK, from the coding sequence ATGAGATCGAAATCCAGATCGCTGTTCTGGCAAAAGATGGCCCTGCATGCGACGCTGACGCCGCTCGCCATCATCTGGCTGTTTCCACTGTGGATGATGTTCGTGTTCTCGACCATGCCGGATTACGGCATTTTCAGCCCGGACATTGTTCTGGTGCCATCCACCAACTTTATGGAAAATTTAAGCAACCTTCAGGCGGATACGAATTTCCTGCGGGCGATGTTCATCTCCATCACCGTCGCCGTCATTTATACGGTTCTTTCGGTGTTCCTGACGTCGATGGCGGGCTGGGCGCTGGCGCGTTACCGTTTCGCCGGACGCAGGGTGGTGATCGCCATCATCCTCGGCACCATCACTCTGCCCTTCGCTGTCGTTGTCATTCCGCAATTCATCATGGTGGCGCGTGAATTCAAGCTCGCCAACACCTGGATCGCATTGATCGTGCCGCCGCTGTTCAACTCGCTCGGCGTGCTGTTCATGCGACAATCCTTCTCGATGATGCCGACCGAGCTTTTCGATGCGGCACGGGTGGAAGGCGTCAAGGAATGGCAGATCTTCCTGCGCATCGCCCTGCCGCTGGCGCGGCCCACCATGGCGGCGCTCTCGATCATTCTCTTCCTGGCCTCGTGGAATAATTATCTCTGGCCGCTTCTCATCAATTCCCGCCCAGGAATGATGACCGCACCCGTGGCCCTTGGCACCCTCATCGGGCTCACCAAGGTGTCATGGGGCGGCATCATGGCCGGCGCGGTGCTGCTCACCGCACCCATCCTCGTAGTTTTCGTGGCTTTGCAGCGTCACTTCATCGCCGGCATCTCAGCCGGGGCAGTCAAGTAA
- a CDS encoding carbohydrate ABC transporter permease — MPSRNRIAYAFLAPYLLIFATFWVWPIISSFMLSFQNTRINPWRFAPSMNWGRLVSDPAFYNALYNTLIILVIQVPVMIALATVMAVLLNSPLLKVRPLYRFAFFAPVVVGEVAYAAVFRLMFSADFGIINKLITSVGLSPISWFDNANAAMALVIIAVTWRWAGYNAIIILAGLQSIPGDVYEAATLDKVSKRQQFFHITLPLLKPIILFCVVLSVIGTMQLFAEPFLITNRGGPGGGTETLGLFLYRQGFTSLNFGYASAIAYTMAALAIAISLLNLWVGREPK; from the coding sequence ATGCCGTCTAGGAACAGGATCGCTTATGCTTTCCTCGCGCCCTATCTCCTGATTTTCGCCACCTTCTGGGTTTGGCCGATCATCAGCTCGTTCATGCTGTCGTTCCAGAACACGCGCATCAACCCGTGGCGGTTCGCGCCTTCCATGAACTGGGGGCGGCTCGTTTCCGATCCTGCGTTCTACAACGCGCTTTACAATACGCTGATCATTCTGGTCATTCAGGTGCCTGTGATGATCGCGCTCGCCACGGTCATGGCGGTGCTCTTGAATTCGCCGCTACTCAAAGTCCGGCCGCTTTACCGTTTTGCGTTTTTCGCGCCTGTCGTCGTCGGCGAGGTTGCGTATGCGGCGGTGTTCCGGCTGATGTTCAGCGCCGATTTCGGCATCATCAACAAGCTCATCACATCAGTCGGCCTCTCGCCCATCTCGTGGTTCGACAATGCCAATGCGGCCATGGCCCTTGTCATCATCGCGGTTACCTGGCGCTGGGCGGGGTATAACGCCATCATCATCCTCGCCGGGCTGCAATCCATCCCCGGTGACGTTTATGAGGCGGCGACGCTGGACAAGGTGAGCAAGCGCCAGCAGTTCTTTCATATCACCCTGCCGCTGCTCAAACCCATCATCCTCTTTTGCGTCGTCCTGTCGGTCATCGGCACCATGCAGCTGTTTGCCGAACCTTTCCTCATCACCAACAGGGGCGGGCCGGGTGGCGGCACGGAGACGCTCGGACTGTTCCTTTACCGGCAGGGCTTCACGTCGCTCAATTTCGGTTACGCCTCGGCCATCGCCTACACCATGGCGGCGCTCGCCATCGCCATTTCGCTGCTTAATCTGTGGGTCGGGAGGGAGCCGAAATGA
- a CDS encoding ABC transporter substrate-binding protein, with product MCLKFLGASTALLLLAAPAFAQTETVTIWSWNVAASALKSTVEGFNKQNPDIKIVVEDLGNNQVFDKTLAACAAGGDGLPDIVTVENFEAELFWSRFPDCFANLTELGYTPEKQALFPDFKRTELEVDGVAYAVPWDSGPVAVFYRRDFYEKAGVDPATIKSWDDFIAAGKKVMAANPGTVMAQADFNGDSEWFRMIANEQGCGYFSTDGQNITINKPACVATLEKVKEMKDAGIITAAIWDEKIQANTAGKAASQMYGAWYEGTVRSGSPDLSGKWGVYLMPSLTADGPHAANLGGSSLAISSTSQRKEAAWKYIDYALTTNEGQVTMLKSFGLVPSLLSAIDDPFVKEKQPYWGGQAVWTDILATLPKIVPSRGTAFQSDADAIYKATQTKYFAGGYPDAKAALDDAAKQIETATGLPVAE from the coding sequence ATGTGCTTGAAATTTCTTGGCGCGTCTACGGCTCTGCTGCTGCTTGCAGCCCCGGCTTTCGCGCAAACCGAAACCGTCACCATCTGGAGCTGGAACGTCGCGGCGTCCGCGCTGAAATCCACGGTCGAAGGTTTCAACAAGCAGAATCCTGACATTAAGATTGTTGTTGAAGATCTTGGAAACAATCAGGTTTTCGACAAGACGCTGGCAGCATGTGCAGCCGGTGGCGACGGTCTTCCTGATATTGTCACCGTCGAGAATTTCGAGGCGGAGCTGTTCTGGAGCCGTTTTCCCGATTGTTTCGCCAATCTGACCGAGCTTGGCTATACGCCTGAAAAACAGGCGCTTTTCCCTGACTTCAAGCGCACCGAACTTGAGGTTGACGGTGTCGCCTACGCGGTTCCGTGGGATTCTGGTCCGGTGGCGGTATTTTATCGCCGCGACTTCTATGAGAAGGCGGGCGTCGATCCTGCCACGATCAAGAGCTGGGACGATTTCATTGCCGCCGGCAAGAAGGTCATGGCCGCCAATCCCGGCACCGTCATGGCGCAGGCCGATTTCAACGGCGATAGCGAATGGTTCCGCATGATCGCCAATGAGCAGGGATGCGGTTACTTTTCGACTGATGGCCAGAATATCACGATCAACAAGCCTGCCTGTGTCGCGACCCTTGAAAAGGTCAAGGAAATGAAGGACGCGGGCATCATCACGGCGGCGATCTGGGATGAAAAAATCCAGGCCAATACGGCCGGCAAGGCCGCAAGCCAGATGTATGGCGCGTGGTATGAAGGCACGGTGCGTTCCGGCTCTCCTGACCTTTCCGGCAAGTGGGGCGTCTATCTGATGCCGAGCCTGACGGCCGATGGTCCGCATGCGGCCAATCTCGGCGGTTCGTCGCTGGCGATCAGCTCTACATCCCAGCGCAAGGAAGCGGCGTGGAAATATATCGACTATGCGCTCACCACCAATGAAGGTCAGGTGACGATGCTGAAATCCTTCGGCCTCGTTCCTTCGCTGCTGTCCGCCATCGACGATCCTTTCGTCAAGGAAAAGCAGCCCTATTGGGGCGGGCAGGCGGTGTGGACCGATATTCTCGCCACCCTGCCGAAGATCGTGCCGAGCCGCGGCACCGCGTTCCAGTCAGATGCGGATGCGATCTACAAGGCGACGCAGACGAAATATTTTGCCGGTGGATATCCCGATGCGAAGGCCGCCCTCGACGACGCCGCAAAGCAGATTGAAACGGCGACGGGGCTCCCCGTAGCGGAGTAA
- a CDS encoding helix-turn-helix domain-containing protein, whose protein sequence is MAESKIAERAFYQPGASSIEGMPTTLQLFHNHPPIMLRPHWHAQVEVNYVMSGSVHYRMGDHDLTLNAGQMCIFWGGQPHQMDRSSDDSFYAGAHLPLVHFFRMRLPAAISSQLMDGATMVSGETDRADAENFGRWFRYVTSGDPAKAQHAVEELLLRVERMFLEPYSVISSADHGKRKEDDEGMAPSIGVVRMCDFIAANFLDDIDAADIARAASLHPKYAMNLFRKSTGMTLIKYLTLLRLSRAQAMLMTGKDNILQIAMESGFGSVSAFNKAFRQISGMSPSDFRRDMRAAAA, encoded by the coding sequence TTGGCGGAAAGTAAGATTGCCGAAAGAGCCTTTTACCAGCCCGGTGCAAGTAGCATCGAAGGCATGCCGACAACGCTTCAGCTTTTCCACAACCACCCGCCCATCATGCTTCGCCCCCACTGGCACGCGCAGGTGGAGGTGAATTATGTGATGTCGGGATCGGTGCATTACCGCATGGGCGATCACGACCTGACGCTGAATGCCGGGCAGATGTGTATTTTCTGGGGTGGCCAGCCGCATCAGATGGACCGCTCCTCCGACGATTCCTTTTATGCCGGCGCGCATCTTCCGCTCGTACATTTCTTCCGCATGCGCCTGCCGGCCGCCATCTCCAGCCAGCTGATGGACGGCGCAACGATGGTGAGCGGTGAGACCGACAGGGCCGATGCGGAGAATTTCGGCCGCTGGTTCCGTTACGTCACCTCGGGTGATCCGGCAAAGGCGCAGCACGCCGTGGAGGAGTTGCTGCTGAGGGTGGAACGGATGTTTCTCGAACCCTATTCCGTCATATCGTCTGCCGACCATGGAAAACGCAAAGAGGACGACGAAGGCATGGCGCCCTCCATCGGCGTCGTACGCATGTGCGATTTCATCGCCGCCAATTTTCTCGACGATATCGACGCGGCCGATATCGCCCGCGCCGCCTCGCTGCACCCGAAATATGCGATGAACCTGTTTCGCAAATCCACCGGCATGACGCTGATCAAATATCTGACGTTACTCCGGCTTTCCCGCGCGCAGGCAATGCTGATGACCGGCAAGGACAATATCCTGCAGATCGCCATGGAAAGCGGCTTCGGCTCCGTCAGCGCCTTCAACAAGGCATTCCGCCAGATATCAGGCATGTCGCCTTCCGATTTTAGGCGCGATATGCGGGCGGCTGCGGCTTAG
- a CDS encoding AraC family transcriptional regulator, with protein sequence MAKIKPRHPPSLTRDEHERSLKLIDGTNEPVLALHRVYPTGHRTPPHSHSRVQIWCARQGVVLVSTADGRWMIPPGHGLLIPAGLQHEAEIISNVEMHSIYVHPELFQAESPKVVEITDLASSLISELLAEEHQPSAFHRQGLVRALLLDEVNRLPERPLGLPFPDNQRLAALCRDFLRKPVARVEIDEWAAAMSISRRSFTRLFRRELGVSFVTWRQQACIFASLPRLAAGEAVTNVALDAGYENIPAFTTMFRRMLGSSPRAYRQAARQRSAAFSDLEDIGD encoded by the coding sequence ATGGCAAAAATCAAACCGCGACATCCACCTAGCCTGACACGGGACGAGCATGAGCGCAGCCTGAAATTGATCGACGGCACCAATGAGCCGGTGCTGGCGCTTCATCGTGTCTATCCGACGGGGCACAGGACGCCGCCGCACAGCCATAGTCGCGTCCAGATCTGGTGCGCCCGGCAGGGCGTGGTGCTGGTGAGCACGGCCGACGGGCGCTGGATGATACCGCCTGGTCACGGTCTCCTCATTCCCGCGGGGCTGCAACACGAAGCAGAGATCATATCCAATGTCGAGATGCATTCGATTTACGTTCATCCCGAACTATTCCAGGCGGAGTCTCCAAAGGTTGTGGAAATAACCGATCTGGCCTCGAGCCTTATTTCCGAATTGCTGGCCGAAGAACATCAGCCTTCAGCATTTCACCGGCAGGGGCTGGTGCGCGCTCTTTTGCTGGATGAAGTGAATCGACTGCCAGAACGTCCCCTTGGATTGCCGTTTCCGGATAATCAGCGTCTGGCGGCGCTCTGTCGTGATTTTCTCAGGAAGCCCGTGGCGCGGGTGGAGATCGACGAGTGGGCGGCGGCCATGAGTATCAGCCGCCGCTCCTTCACACGCCTTTTTCGCCGTGAACTCGGTGTCAGTTTTGTAACCTGGCGTCAGCAGGCCTGTATCTTCGCCTCGCTGCCGAGACTGGCGGCCGGCGAAGCGGTGACGAATGTGGCGCTGGATGCCGGTTATGAGAACATCCCGGCCTTCACCACCATGTTCCGGCGCATGCTCGGCAGTTCACCAAGGGCCTATCGGCAGGCGGCGCGGCAGCGCAGCGCTGCTTTCTCCGACTTGGAAGATATAGGGGACTAG
- a CDS encoding MFS transporter has protein sequence MATVTSAGFNPQRTAFSIIAAASFCHMLNDIMQSLLTSLYPLLKANYALDFMQIGLLTFAFQVTASLLQPVVGMVTDRWPMPFSLPVAMLSTCAGLITLAFAHSFEVLVIGACLIGVGSAIFHPEASRVARLASGGRHGLAQSFFQVGGNTGTAIGPLLAAFIVIPLGQSSLSWFSLIALVGFGVLSWVGVWYTRHRRANVGKAPASRTLPLARGTVMMTLLVLVVLTATKNAYLASLSSYFTFYTIDKFGLGVQDAQVLLFLFLGASALGVFFGGPIGDRFGSRVVIWFSILGVIPFALMLPYANLFWTAILVVVIGFVFSSAFSAIVVFAQELVPGRVGLIAGMFFGFAFGFGGIGAAVLGVYADREGIEFVYRICSYMPLLGLLTVFLPKLPSHR, from the coding sequence ATGGCCACCGTCACCAGCGCCGGCTTCAACCCGCAACGCACGGCGTTTTCAATCATCGCAGCCGCCAGCTTCTGCCACATGCTGAACGACATCATGCAATCGCTGCTGACGTCGCTTTACCCGTTGCTGAAAGCCAATTATGCGCTCGACTTCATGCAGATCGGCCTGCTTACCTTCGCCTTTCAGGTCACCGCATCGTTGCTGCAGCCGGTCGTCGGCATGGTGACGGACCGCTGGCCCATGCCGTTCTCCCTGCCCGTCGCCATGCTGTCCACCTGCGCCGGCCTCATCACGCTTGCCTTTGCCCACAGCTTCGAGGTTCTGGTGATCGGCGCCTGCCTCATCGGCGTCGGCTCGGCGATCTTCCATCCGGAAGCCTCGCGTGTTGCCCGCCTCGCCTCCGGCGGCCGCCATGGCCTGGCGCAATCGTTCTTCCAGGTCGGCGGCAATACCGGCACGGCCATCGGCCCGCTGCTCGCAGCCTTCATCGTCATCCCGCTCGGCCAGTCGAGCCTCAGCTGGTTTTCGCTGATCGCGCTCGTCGGTTTTGGCGTGCTGTCATGGGTCGGTGTCTGGTACACCCGTCATCGGCGCGCGAACGTCGGCAAGGCACCCGCCAGCCGTACCCTTCCGCTTGCCCGCGGCACTGTCATGATGACGCTTCTGGTGCTGGTGGTTCTGACCGCCACCAAGAACGCCTATCTCGCCAGCCTGTCGAGCTACTTCACCTTCTACACCATCGACAAGTTCGGTCTTGGCGTACAGGACGCGCAGGTTCTGCTCTTCCTCTTCCTTGGCGCTTCGGCACTCGGCGTGTTCTTCGGCGGCCCGATCGGTGACCGTTTCGGCTCGCGTGTCGTCATCTGGTTCTCCATCCTCGGCGTCATCCCCTTCGCGCTGATGTTGCCCTATGCGAACCTGTTCTGGACGGCCATTCTCGTCGTCGTCATCGGCTTCGTCTTCTCCTCCGCCTTCTCGGCCATCGTCGTGTTCGCGCAGGAACTGGTGCCGGGTCGTGTGGGCCTCATCGCCGGCATGTTCTTCGGTTTCGCCTTCGGTTTCGGCGGCATCGGGGCTGCGGTTCTGGGGGTTTATGCGGATAGGGAAGGCATCGAATTCGTCTACCGCATCTGCTCCTACATGCCGCTGCTCGGCCTTCTGACGGTGTTCCTGCCAAAACTGCCGAGCCACCGCTAA
- a CDS encoding LysR substrate-binding domain-containing protein, giving the protein MQIPIKSILVFHAAARAGSISRAAEELSVTPSAVSQQIQLLEGQLGTTLMARTGRKVTLTEAGERYFSMITAQIEQISDATDSIRGFRSVTTLTIRATPTISNKWLLPRLGSFLEEHPELEVRLDGTNEPTDFSQELVDIELRHGDGRWPGLFVEGLVEEEFLPVCSPNYQGAGKFLPEELQNERLIHSVKAQAQWNHWFPLAGVTAEKRWRRVLFDRSHMAIDAAVLGIGVALESTLMMERELQDKMLVPAVADAPRIKLVTQWIVCPHSHLRQRKVMLFLEWMRKQRDEWQTRRVV; this is encoded by the coding sequence ATGCAAATCCCGATAAAATCGATCCTCGTTTTCCACGCCGCGGCAAGAGCAGGCAGCATTTCCAGAGCGGCGGAAGAATTGAGCGTCACACCTTCGGCCGTTTCCCAGCAGATACAGTTGCTGGAAGGCCAACTCGGCACGACGCTGATGGCGCGAACCGGCCGCAAGGTGACGCTGACCGAAGCCGGTGAGCGGTATTTCTCGATGATCACCGCCCAGATCGAGCAGATCTCCGACGCCACCGACAGTATTCGCGGCTTCCGCTCGGTCACCACGCTGACGATCCGGGCGACGCCCACCATTTCCAACAAATGGCTGCTGCCGCGCCTCGGCTCGTTTCTGGAGGAGCATCCGGAACTCGAAGTGCGCCTCGACGGCACCAACGAGCCGACCGATTTTTCACAAGAGCTTGTTGATATTGAATTGCGCCATGGCGATGGCCGCTGGCCGGGCCTGTTCGTCGAAGGGCTGGTGGAGGAGGAATTCCTGCCGGTCTGTTCACCCAACTATCAGGGCGCAGGAAAATTTCTGCCCGAAGAACTGCAGAATGAACGGCTTATCCATTCGGTCAAGGCGCAGGCGCAGTGGAACCACTGGTTTCCTCTGGCTGGCGTAACGGCTGAAAAGCGCTGGCGGCGTGTCCTGTTCGATCGAAGCCACATGGCCATCGACGCCGCCGTCCTTGGCATCGGCGTGGCGCTGGAAAGCACGCTGATGATGGAGCGGGAGCTGCAGGACAAAATGCTGGTTCCGGCCGTAGCGGACGCCCCGCGCATCAAGCTGGTCACCCAATGGATTGTTTGCCCGCATTCCCATCTGCGGCAGAGAAAGGTGATGCTGTTTCTGGAGTGGATGCGAAAACAACGCGACGAGTGGCAAACCCGTCGCGTTGTCTGA
- a CDS encoding TRAP transporter large permease — protein MSVFLLIAFFGLSMLGVPLAIALALASVGTLWLFTSMPMDLLSQTMFSSMNSFLLVAVPLFILVGTVMERGRVAERIFDFAEAMVGWLPGGLGHVNVISSVIFSGVSGSSVADIASVGAIEIKAMERHGFPKGYAVGMTLCTSTLSSIIPPSILIVIAGSIANVSIGTLLIAGLVPGLFIALAFLVFNHFYSVHYGYNPPTPFNFRLVVVTGLRAILPMLTPLILIIGIASGLFTPTEAAAIAVVYVAVLGVIVYRTLPVRELPEILISTARISGTILFIAATSQLAAWVFTFDGLPEQVAELLKAMNLGPMTGMLVIFVFLLIIGIFMEAIPAMFILIPVLMPPVEALGIDPIHFLIVTVMTLTLGLVTPPVGVCLFAAAQVANMKIEDVIRGSLAPMTVLTLAIFALVLFPILTLGPIRLMGLY, from the coding sequence ATGTCGGTCTTTCTTCTCATCGCCTTTTTCGGTCTCAGCATGCTCGGTGTGCCGCTTGCCATCGCGCTGGCGCTCGCCAGCGTCGGCACGCTGTGGCTCTTCACCTCCATGCCCATGGACCTGCTTTCACAGACGATGTTTTCGTCGATGAACTCTTTCCTCCTCGTCGCCGTGCCGCTTTTCATTCTCGTCGGCACGGTCATGGAACGGGGACGGGTGGCGGAACGCATCTTCGACTTTGCCGAGGCAATGGTCGGCTGGCTTCCCGGCGGGCTGGGCCACGTTAACGTCATCTCGTCGGTGATCTTTTCCGGTGTTTCCGGCTCGTCCGTCGCGGATATCGCCTCGGTTGGGGCGATCGAGATCAAGGCGATGGAACGCCATGGATTTCCAAAGGGTTATGCCGTCGGCATGACGCTCTGCACGTCGACGCTCTCCTCGATCATTCCGCCGTCGATCCTGATCGTGATTGCCGGCTCCATCGCCAATGTCTCGATCGGCACCCTGCTGATCGCTGGTCTGGTGCCCGGCCTCTTCATCGCGCTTGCCTTTCTGGTCTTCAACCACTTCTATTCGGTGCATTACGGCTACAATCCGCCGACCCCGTTCAATTTCCGTCTGGTCGTCGTCACCGGTTTGCGCGCCATCCTGCCGATGCTGACCCCGTTGATCCTGATCATCGGCATTGCCAGCGGCCTGTTCACGCCGACGGAAGCAGCAGCCATCGCGGTGGTCTATGTGGCGGTGCTCGGCGTCATCGTCTATCGCACCCTTCCGGTGCGGGAACTGCCGGAAATATTGATCTCCACGGCGCGCATTTCCGGCACCATCCTGTTCATCGCCGCCACCTCGCAGCTCGCCGCCTGGGTCTTCACCTTCGACGGCCTGCCGGAACAGGTGGCCGAACTTTTGAAGGCGATGAACCTAGGGCCCATGACGGGAATGCTTGTCATCTTCGTCTTCCTGCTGATCATCGGCATCTTCATGGAAGCGATCCCGGCCATGTTCATCCTAATCCCGGTGCTGATGCCGCCGGTGGAGGCGCTGGGTATCGATCCAATCCATTTCCTGATCGTGACCGTCATGACGCTGACGCTCGGGCTGGTGACACCGCCGGTTGGTGTCTGCCTGTTTGCCGCAGCCCAGGTGGCGAACATGAAGATAGAGGACGTCATTCGTGGTTCGCTGGCACCGATGACGGTGCTGACGCTCGCCATCTTCGCACTGGTGCTGTTCCCGATCCTGACGCTCGGGCCGATACGGCTGATGGGTCTTTATTGA
- a CDS encoding TRAP transporter small permease, which yields MRDTKPSVLGTIVKVIADIAAGAACAGILIVVLLQVIGRLIGNPLPWTEEATRFLFIWMVFLGLAAGFRTVESARVVVFLVLFHRFFRRLAVPIYVGSSVFFFGMMGWTGFTLVRQQIMMNETAATLPIPMWAIGMVLPVSAIIAVLAIIESLRSRRDLIALPELGLPADEIAHADISISAGH from the coding sequence ATGCGCGATACGAAACCCTCGGTGCTCGGCACCATCGTCAAAGTCATCGCCGATATAGCCGCAGGGGCAGCCTGTGCCGGCATTCTCATCGTCGTTCTTCTCCAGGTCATCGGCCGCCTCATCGGCAACCCGCTGCCTTGGACCGAGGAGGCGACCCGCTTTCTGTTCATCTGGATGGTCTTCCTTGGCCTTGCTGCCGGTTTCCGCACCGTTGAAAGCGCCCGCGTCGTGGTATTCCTCGTACTTTTCCACCGCTTCTTCCGGCGGCTCGCGGTGCCGATCTATGTCGGCTCCTCAGTATTCTTCTTCGGCATGATGGGTTGGACAGGATTCACCCTGGTGCGCCAGCAGATCATGATGAACGAGACCGCCGCCACCCTGCCGATCCCGATGTGGGCCATCGGTATGGTTTTGCCCGTTTCCGCCATCATCGCTGTGCTGGCGATCATCGAATCGCTGCGCAGCCGGCGGGATCTGATCGCACTTCCCGAGCTTGGCCTTCCGGCGGACGAGATCGCGCACGCCGATATCTCCATTTCAGCAGGACACTGA